In Leptolyngbya sp. O-77, the genomic window ACCTGGGCAAACTGCTCTGCTGCCGTCGTAGGCACCAGTTCCAGTTGAATCGTCCGCCCCAGGCTGCGAGACAAATCTGCCTGCATTCGCCGCAGCAGGTCAACCGGATATCCCATCGGTTCGCCCGACTCATCCAGCGTGCCAAACGGTGCAGCATCCGTGCGAACCCCCGCCCTCAGCACACCCGTCTGCTGAATTTTCTCCAGACGCGCCTCTGCCCAGGCGGGAGCCAGCATCCCCAGCCACAGCAGCAGCCCCAAGCTCGCCAATCTACCCCGCCTCGCAGCCCTGCGTTTGTTTCGAGACATCCGCCTCTCCTAACTCCAATCCTCAGCCTTTCGCCAGCTTCAAAATTTTCTCGGCAACCGCCTCGTCTACCGGCATCACCGATAGGCGATTGCCCTGGCGCACCACCAGCAGTTCCTCTGACGAAAAGGTTTGCCGCAGTTGTTCCAGCGTCACTATCTGAGGAAACTGCTCCACAAACTCGACCTGCACCGTGCGCCAGCGGGGGTTGTCCTGCGGCGATTTGGCATCATAGTACTTGCTTTTGGGGTCAAACTGCGTCGGGTCTACGATGTCTGGCTGAGACACCTGCATCAGCCCCACAATTCCTGGCGGCGTGGCGTTGGAGTGATAGAAAAACGCGCGATCGCCCACCGCCATTGATCGCAAGAAATTTCGCGCCTGATAATTTCGTACGCCATCCCAAATCGTCTGGCGATCGCGCTCCAGGTCTTCGATGCTATACACATCCGGTTCCGATTTCATCAGCCAATAGCGCATCAGAGGTTCGAGGTCAGAGGTTCGAGGTCAGGGGTTACGGGTTAGGGGTTAGGGGAATGCGAAGCAGGGAAAAAGCGCATTCCCACAATGCTTTGACCCTTCATGAGTGCAACGCTCCCCCACGGCAACGATCCCTCACGGCAACGCCCCCTCGACCCCAGTCTCCGGCAGCGGCCGCACGATGGTTCCATTGGGGGGTGCTTCGGGATTCGCTTCAACAGTGCTATCGACAGGAGTCCCATCCACCGGAGCATCTGCAAAGATGGCATCGAGGGCCTGCTGGAGCGTTTCCGCCATGACGATGCGGTTTCCATAGGCGACGATGACCCTTGTGAGGGTGGGCAGACGGTTTTGATCTGCCTGGAGGTACAGCGGCTCGACATAGAGCAGCGAGTCCTCGACGGGAATCACCAGTAGATTCCCCTGGATCGCCTGCGAACCCTGCCGATTCCACAGCGAAATCTGCTGAGAAATCAGCGGGTCTTGGTTAATGCGGGCTTCGATTTGCTCTGGGCCAAAGATCAGCCGCTGCTTGGGGAAGCGATAGAGTAGCACCTTGCC contains:
- a CDS encoding transporter substrate-binding domain-containing protein; the encoded protein is MSRNKRRAARRGRLASLGLLLWLGMLAPAWAEARLEKIQQTGVLRAGVRTDAAPFGTLDESGEPMGYPVDLLRRMQADLSRSLGRTIQLELVPTTAAEQFAQVSQGALDIACGTSSITLSRESLVDFSVGYFVTGTQFLLARGAGGFRAIGCELAAYRAQLTQS
- a CDS encoding EVE domain-containing protein, whose product is MRYWLMKSEPDVYSIEDLERDRQTIWDGVRNYQARNFLRSMAVGDRAFFYHSNATPPGIVGLMQVSQPDIVDPTQFDPKSKYYDAKSPQDNPRWRTVQVEFVEQFPQIVTLEQLRQTFSSEELLVVRQGNRLSVMPVDEAVAEKILKLAKG